From a single Campylobacter concisus genomic region:
- a CDS encoding inorganic phosphate transporter yields the protein MLRDNLLAFVIFAICSVGFFVWGYQYIPTNNYFLFLIAGMFGLFMAFNIGGNDVANSFGTSVGAKTLTLKQALIIAAIFELSGAIFAGSEVTNTIRNEIVKFPSDLNPMKFVIIMISALLSSGLWLFYASKKGLPVSTTHSIVGGIVGAGLAMGFMIKDPEPFNMVSWGEIGRIAVSWVISPLLGGVMSYIIFGYVKSKIIEPTHELKMNLKALKAERKAYKESFVKALKTKPAEEQIATLSKIAVIDEDEIETTEYSEYRSKIRIMKDSEKEIDTFKAMKKHIPIIAGFAAMVISSMMLFKGLEHINLAFSIIQTVWIIFVIGALAYLASLAIINVMSKNDSEKSINRIFSWFQIFTASSFAFSHGANDIANAVGPFAAVLDVLKTGSINESSPIPSIAMVTFGISLVVGLWFLGKEVITTIGSKLAEILPTTGFSAELASSIVILLATKLGIPVSSTHILIGAVLGIGIVNKNANWKMVRPIILAWLITLPAAAISSAIFYFALAKLLGV from the coding sequence TTGCTTCGAGATAACTTATTGGCATTTGTTATTTTTGCAATTTGTAGCGTTGGATTTTTCGTTTGGGGCTATCAATACATCCCGACAAATAACTACTTTTTATTCTTGATCGCTGGCATGTTTGGTCTTTTTATGGCGTTTAATATCGGTGGAAATGACGTTGCAAACAGCTTTGGCACAAGTGTTGGCGCTAAGACTCTTACGCTTAAGCAAGCTCTCATCATCGCAGCCATTTTTGAGCTTAGCGGTGCTATATTTGCAGGATCAGAAGTTACTAATACGATTAGAAACGAGATCGTGAAATTTCCAAGCGATCTAAACCCGATGAAATTTGTCATTATCATGATCTCAGCCCTTCTTAGCTCTGGGCTTTGGCTCTTTTATGCGTCTAAAAAAGGTCTACCAGTCTCGACCACTCACTCGATCGTTGGCGGCATCGTTGGCGCAGGACTTGCTATGGGTTTTATGATAAAAGATCCAGAACCATTTAATATGGTCTCTTGGGGTGAGATCGGCAGGATCGCCGTTAGTTGGGTCATCTCACCACTGCTTGGCGGCGTGATGTCTTACATTATATTTGGTTACGTAAAAAGTAAGATTATTGAGCCAACACATGAACTTAAAATGAATCTAAAAGCTCTAAAGGCTGAGAGAAAAGCATATAAAGAAAGCTTTGTAAAAGCACTAAAAACAAAGCCGGCTGAGGAGCAAATAGCTACTCTTTCAAAGATCGCAGTTATCGACGAGGACGAGATCGAAACCACTGAATACAGCGAGTATCGCTCAAAAATTCGCATCATGAAAGATAGCGAAAAAGAGATAGATACTTTTAAGGCAATGAAAAAGCATATCCCGATCATCGCTGGATTTGCCGCAATGGTCATCTCATCAATGATGCTTTTTAAAGGGCTTGAGCATATAAATTTAGCCTTTAGCATCATCCAAACAGTCTGGATCATCTTCGTCATCGGAGCTCTAGCATATCTTGCAAGCCTTGCTATCATAAACGTCATGAGTAAAAACGATAGTGAAAAGAGCATCAATAGAATTTTCTCATGGTTTCAAATTTTTACCGCTTCATCTTTTGCATTTTCACATGGTGCAAACGACATCGCTAACGCAGTTGGACCTTTTGCAGCCGTGCTTGATGTGCTAAAGACTGGCTCTATAAACGAAAGCTCGCCGATCCCAAGCATCGCAATGGTAACCTTTGGAATTTCGCTTGTCGTTGGACTTTGGTTTTTAGGCAAAGAGGTGATCACCACTATCGGCTCAAAACTAGCCGAAATTTTGCCGACAACTGGCTTTAGCGCTGAGCTTGCCTCAAGTATAGTCATCCTTTTAGCTACAAAGCTTGGTATACCAGTAAGCTCGACGCATATCCTAATAGGCGCAGTTTTAGGCATCGGCATCGTAAATAAAAATGCAAACTGGAAAATGGTAAGACCTATTATCCTAGCTTGGCTCATCACGCTTCCAGCAGCTGCTATCTCATCAGCTATATTTTATTTTGCCCTTGCTAAATTACTAGGCGTTTAG
- a CDS encoding Ppx/GppA phosphatase family protein, with translation MVIAIDLGSNTFRVALVKKEENGFSNEQIYENIVGAARGLNESGKIADESKNRLFEAITEAKSKFDFDKFKCAAVATEAFRVASNSGKIFSEIREKFGINFHIISGKAEAKLTFLGVQNAFKKLGINENFSVIDIGGASSEIGEDGNFMSFKFGIITFFEKFKTLDLMQENARIYTKDAREFLNSLKNKFIVLTSGVPTTIAALRLGLNYENYDPKKVSGFELRDDDLVWFMDELLKMDDKSADAAVGRSRKYPLIAGTLLLRELLSEQEAKFLVIDDGLREGVGVAYLKGIFQEIITKF, from the coding sequence TTGGTTATAGCGATCGATCTTGGCTCAAACACATTTCGTGTAGCACTTGTCAAAAAAGAGGAAAATGGCTTTAGTAACGAGCAAATTTATGAAAATATAGTAGGAGCTGCTAGAGGGCTAAATGAAAGTGGCAAGATAGCAGATGAGTCCAAAAATAGGCTCTTTGAAGCGATAACAGAGGCTAAAAGTAAATTTGACTTTGATAAATTTAAATGCGCAGCAGTCGCGACTGAGGCTTTTAGGGTAGCGTCAAATAGCGGGAAAATTTTTAGCGAGATAAGAGAGAAATTTGGCATAAATTTTCATATCATTAGCGGTAAAGCAGAAGCAAAGCTTACATTTTTGGGTGTTCAAAATGCTTTTAAAAAGCTTGGAATCAATGAAAATTTTAGCGTCATTGACATCGGTGGAGCAAGCTCAGAGATCGGTGAAGATGGAAATTTTATGAGTTTTAAATTTGGCATTATTACATTTTTTGAGAAATTTAAAACACTTGATTTAATGCAAGAAAATGCAAGAATTTATACAAAAGATGCAAGAGAATTTTTAAATAGCTTAAAAAATAAATTTATCGTGCTGACTTCTGGTGTACCAACCACTATCGCAGCGTTACGACTTGGACTTAACTACGAGAATTATGATCCAAAAAAAGTAAGCGGATTTGAGCTTAGAGATGATGATCTTGTTTGGTTTATGGATGAGCTTTTAAAGATGGACGACAAGAGTGCTGACGCAGCGGTTGGAAGAAGTAGAAAATATCCACTCATCGCTGGAACGCTGCTTTTAAGGGAACTTTTAAGCGAGCAAGAAGCAAAATTTTTAGTTATCGATGATGGGCTTAGAGAGGGTGTTGGAGTGGCTTATTTAAAAGGCATATTTCAAGAAATTATCACAAAATTTTAG
- the purQ gene encoding phosphoribosylformylglycinamidine synthase I: MKVAIILFPGTNCEEDTAHAFKLLGCQTQIIWHKEDKIDADLVVLPGGFSYGDYLRTAAIAKFSPAMQAVKEHAKKGGYILGICNGFQMLLELGLLKGAMRRNENLNFVSKYHHLKVISNNNKFLANLAKNEVVNIPIAHGEGNYYTDENTLKGLYDNDQVLLKYCDAKGNEINPNGSVDNIAGICDESKRIFGLMPHPERACEKILGTDDGMKMLKGLVW, encoded by the coding sequence ATGAAAGTAGCGATAATACTTTTTCCTGGCACAAACTGCGAAGAAGATACAGCTCACGCATTTAAATTACTTGGATGCCAAACACAGATCATTTGGCACAAAGAAGATAAAATAGATGCTGATCTAGTCGTTTTACCTGGTGGTTTTAGCTATGGAGATTATCTAAGAACAGCTGCGATAGCTAAATTTAGTCCAGCTATGCAAGCTGTAAAAGAGCATGCAAAAAAAGGCGGCTATATCTTAGGAATTTGCAATGGTTTTCAGATGCTGCTTGAGCTTGGACTCTTAAAGGGTGCGATGAGAAGAAATGAAAATTTAAATTTCGTCTCAAAATACCACCACCTAAAGGTAATCTCAAATAACAATAAATTCTTAGCAAATTTAGCCAAAAATGAAGTGGTTAATATCCCTATTGCTCATGGCGAGGGCAACTATTACACTGATGAAAACACTCTAAAAGGCCTTTACGACAACGATCAAGTGCTACTAAAATACTGTGATGCTAAAGGTAACGAAATAAATCCAAACGGCTCAGTCGACAATATAGCTGGAATCTGTGATGAAAGCAAAAGAATATTTGGCCTTATGCCTCATCCTGAGCGTGCTTGTGAGAAAATTTTAGGTACAGATGATGGTATGAAGATGCTAAAAGGCCTAGTTTGGTAA
- a CDS encoding lysophospholipid acyltransferase family protein yields the protein MILSKIRALFFAIEFIISVILVVFFMWLFNDKNRAIRKFWGRSQRFFGGYKLEVIGNFSDEANILLINHQSMLDIIVIEELHPKNVCWIAKAQIGKIPIIGKILSLPKMIAVERENKHSLIKLLSEAKDRVENGRVLAIFPEGTRSQTNKLLPFKGGAKMLVEKLNLKVQPIVIVGSDAMKVKEFSFKKADIKLFCLDLVDTSKENWLEATRENMQKVLDENRK from the coding sequence ATAATCTTGTCAAAAATTAGAGCTTTATTTTTTGCTATTGAGTTTATTATCAGCGTTATTCTTGTCGTCTTTTTTATGTGGCTATTTAATGACAAAAATAGAGCCATAAGAAAATTTTGGGGAAGATCGCAAAGGTTTTTTGGTGGATATAAACTTGAAGTGATAGGCAATTTTAGTGATGAAGCAAATATCTTGCTCATAAACCACCAAAGCATGCTTGATATCATCGTCATCGAAGAGCTTCACCCAAAAAATGTATGCTGGATCGCAAAGGCGCAGATCGGCAAAATTCCTATAATTGGTAAAATTTTAAGCTTGCCAAAAATGATAGCGGTTGAACGTGAAAATAAACACTCGTTAATAAAGCTTTTAAGCGAAGCAAAAGATAGAGTTGAAAATGGCCGCGTTTTAGCGATATTCCCTGAAGGAACTAGATCTCAAACTAATAAGCTTTTGCCTTTTAAAGGTGGTGCAAAGATGTTAGTTGAAAAGCTAAATTTAAAAGTTCAACCTATCGTTATAGTAGGAAGCGATGCTATGAAAGTAAAAGAATTTAGCTTTAAAAAAGCAGATATCAAGCTCTTTTGCCTTGATCTAGTCGATACTTCAAAAGAAAACTGGCTAGAGGCAACTAGAGAGAATATGCAAAAAGTCCTAGACGAAAATAGAAAATAA
- the purS gene encoding phosphoribosylformylglycinamidine synthase subunit PurS yields MKAVVNIALRSGVLDPAGKAVEHALNSLGFSGVSNVRIGKQIVLDIDESDKAKANEQLKVMCEELLANTVIEDYEIVL; encoded by the coding sequence ATGAAAGCTGTTGTAAATATAGCATTAAGAAGTGGGGTCCTTGACCCTGCTGGCAAAGCAGTGGAGCATGCTTTAAATTCTCTCGGATTTAGCGGTGTATCAAATGTCAGAATAGGCAAACAAATCGTTTTAGATATCGATGAGAGTGATAAAGCTAAAGCGAATGAGCAACTAAAAGTGATGTGTGAAGAGCTTTTAGCAAATACCGTCATCGAAGACTATGAGATCGTGCTATGA
- a CDS encoding S41 family peptidase produces MGEILNKFSRFFALKITGALLISSVAVNALFAKGEDEASAKLEALSKLTKTISTVEKYYVDDIKFKEIIDKAIAGLMQNLDAHSSFLNEKAYKDMQVQTSGEFGGLGITVGMKDSALTVISPIEDTPADKAGIKSGDIILRIDGNSTIGTTIDEAVNKMRGKPKTPITITILRKGEQKPFDVKIIRDLIKVESVYAKMIENDNILYVRVTNFDKNVVTKVKDAIKEYPKASGIILDLRNNPGGLLNQAVDLVDLFVDNGVIVSQKGRDASENVEYKASASKTLSKLPLVTLVNGGSASASEIVSGSLQDHKRAVIIGENTFGKGSVQVILPIDDTEALRLTIARYYLPSGRTIQAVGVTPDVVVHPGKVPQSDDSAFSIKENELKAHLKSELNKINPTSEGNKTEAKDDKKIITQKKVDEDIQLKTAIDTIKILKIKQ; encoded by the coding sequence ATAGGAGAAATTTTGAATAAATTTAGTAGATTTTTTGCACTAAAAATTACAGGTGCCTTGCTTATCTCAAGCGTAGCAGTGAATGCACTTTTTGCAAAGGGTGAAGACGAAGCAAGTGCGAAGCTTGAAGCACTTTCAAAGCTTACAAAAACAATTTCAACCGTTGAAAAATACTATGTTGATGACATTAAATTTAAAGAGATCATCGATAAAGCTATCGCTGGTTTAATGCAAAATTTAGACGCTCACTCAAGTTTTTTAAATGAAAAAGCCTACAAAGATATGCAGGTGCAAACAAGCGGAGAATTTGGTGGCCTTGGCATAACAGTTGGCATGAAAGATAGCGCACTAACCGTTATCTCACCGATAGAAGATACCCCAGCTGATAAAGCAGGTATAAAATCGGGCGATATCATCTTAAGAATAGATGGTAACTCGACTATCGGCACAACGATAGATGAAGCTGTAAATAAAATGCGCGGTAAGCCAAAAACTCCAATAACTATCACAATTTTGCGAAAAGGTGAGCAAAAACCATTTGATGTAAAGATCATAAGAGATCTTATAAAGGTTGAGTCTGTCTATGCAAAAATGATAGAAAATGACAACATTCTTTACGTACGTGTTACAAATTTTGATAAAAATGTTGTTACAAAGGTAAAAGATGCGATCAAAGAATATCCAAAAGCAAGTGGCATCATACTTGATCTTAGAAACAATCCTGGCGGACTTTTAAATCAAGCTGTTGATCTAGTTGATCTTTTTGTAGATAACGGCGTCATCGTCTCTCAAAAAGGTCGCGACGCATCTGAAAATGTAGAGTATAAAGCAAGTGCGAGTAAAACTCTTTCAAAACTACCGCTTGTTACACTAGTAAATGGCGGAAGTGCTAGTGCTAGCGAGATCGTAAGCGGCTCACTTCAAGATCATAAACGTGCTGTAATAATTGGCGAAAATACCTTTGGCAAAGGAAGCGTTCAAGTAATCCTTCCAATAGACGATACAGAAGCATTAAGGCTAACTATTGCAAGATACTACTTGCCAAGTGGCAGAACTATCCAAGCAGTTGGCGTAACACCTGATGTAGTCGTGCATCCTGGCAAAGTGCCACAAAGCGACGATAGTGCATTTAGTATCAAAGAGAACGAGTTAAAAGCACACCTAAAAAGCGAGCTAAACAAGATAAATCCTACAAGCGAGGGCAATAAAACTGAAGCAAAAGATGATAAAAAGATAATCACGCAAAAAAAAGTTGATGAAGATATTCAATTAAAAACAGCAATTGATACGATCAAAATTTTAAAAATAAAACAATAA
- a CDS encoding ATP-dependent Clp protease ATP-binding subunit, with the protein MADITENLTAQMQETLEKGISLAIFSKNPQVVPLHIFWALLADSNSILNQVFNKMNVSKDAVELEVKSKISSLPSSSNVTKDNVSVSRELINSLENAKALMVSMGDSYIAVDTWIISSLELSEIKQILSKFCDILEIKKNLESIRGGKKIDSQTGDDTLDSLEKFGIDLTQKALNKELDPVIGRDEEITRMMQILIRKSKNNPILLGEPGVGKTAIVEGLAQKIVARDVPTSLANKRVIALDMSAVVAGAKYRGEFEDRLKAVIDEVKKAGNIILFIDEIHTIVGAGASEGGMDAANILKPALARGELHAVGATTLKEYRKYFEKDAALQRRFQPIDVKEPSVNEALQILRGIKERLEVHHGITITDSALVAAARLSDRYIANRFLPDKAIDLIDEAAAELKMQIESEPYELSKIKREIVTLQVEKEALKMEDADKNKERLGEIEKEIADLNEKKLALDTKFENEKAVFGGISKATKEIDSLKSQAEIAKRNGDLQKAAEIEYGKIADAKKHKHELEEKWESMKKEGVLLKNQVDEELVAEILSKWTGISVKKMLTSEKEKYLRIEEHLRESVVGQDDALHALARAVKRNKAGLNDGQRPIGSFLFLGPTGVGKTQSAKALAKFLFDDEKALIRFDMSEYMEKHSVSRLLGAPPGYVGYDEGGQLTEAVRRRPYSVILFDEVEKAHKDVFNILLGILDDGRATDNKGVTVDFKNTIIILTSNIASNFIMELKGEDRDVAVKNELKNYFKPEFLNRLDDTIIFNPLNEQGLISIVEIMFKELEKTLHNRGIKAILSEEAKKFIAKAGFDIVYGARPLRRALYELVEDKIADMILKDDLESGDEITIDSDAEKIIIKKK; encoded by the coding sequence ATGGCTGATATAACAGAAAATTTAACAGCTCAGATGCAAGAAACTCTTGAAAAAGGTATTAGTTTAGCGATATTTTCTAAAAATCCGCAAGTTGTTCCGCTTCATATTTTTTGGGCTTTGCTTGCAGATAGTAATTCTATTTTAAACCAAGTGTTTAATAAAATGAATGTAAGTAAAGATGCTGTCGAGCTTGAAGTAAAAAGTAAAATTTCTTCACTTCCAAGCAGCTCAAACGTTACAAAAGATAACGTTTCAGTTTCAAGAGAGCTTATAAATTCTCTTGAAAATGCAAAAGCGTTGATGGTAAGCATGGGAGATAGCTACATAGCTGTTGATACATGGATCATCTCATCTCTTGAGCTTAGTGAGATCAAACAAATTTTAAGCAAATTTTGCGACATCTTAGAGATCAAAAAGAATCTTGAGAGCATAAGAGGCGGTAAAAAGATAGATAGCCAAACTGGCGATGATACTCTTGATAGCTTAGAGAAATTTGGTATCGATCTGACGCAAAAAGCGCTAAATAAAGAGCTTGATCCAGTCATCGGCCGTGATGAAGAGATCACTAGAATGATGCAAATCTTAATAAGAAAGAGCAAAAACAACCCTATCTTGCTCGGTGAGCCAGGCGTTGGTAAGACAGCCATCGTTGAGGGCTTGGCTCAAAAGATAGTGGCTCGTGATGTGCCAACAAGCCTTGCAAACAAGCGTGTCATCGCGCTTGATATGAGTGCAGTTGTAGCTGGTGCAAAGTATAGAGGTGAGTTTGAAGATAGGCTAAAAGCTGTCATCGACGAGGTAAAAAAAGCTGGTAACATCATACTTTTTATAGATGAGATTCACACCATAGTAGGAGCTGGTGCGAGCGAGGGCGGAATGGACGCTGCAAATATCCTAAAACCAGCTCTTGCACGTGGCGAGCTTCATGCTGTTGGTGCTACGACATTAAAAGAGTATAGAAAATACTTTGAAAAAGATGCAGCACTTCAAAGGCGTTTTCAACCAATAGACGTTAAAGAGCCAAGCGTAAATGAGGCGCTTCAAATTTTACGTGGTATAAAAGAGCGTCTTGAAGTTCACCATGGTATCACAATAACAGATAGTGCACTAGTTGCCGCTGCAAGGCTAAGTGATCGCTACATCGCAAACCGCTTCTTGCCAGATAAGGCGATAGATCTTATAGATGAGGCAGCAGCTGAGCTTAAGATGCAAATAGAAAGCGAACCATATGAGCTTTCAAAGATAAAACGCGAGATCGTAACGCTTCAAGTAGAAAAAGAAGCTCTAAAGATGGAGGATGCGGATAAAAATAAAGAAAGACTTGGCGAGATCGAAAAAGAGATAGCTGACCTAAACGAGAAAAAGCTAGCGCTTGATACTAAATTTGAAAACGAAAAGGCCGTTTTTGGCGGAATTTCAAAAGCAACAAAAGAGATCGATAGCCTAAAATCACAAGCTGAGATAGCAAAAAGAAATGGCGATCTTCAAAAGGCTGCCGAGATAGAATACGGCAAGATAGCTGACGCTAAAAAGCACAAACACGAGCTTGAAGAAAAATGGGAGAGCATGAAAAAAGAGGGCGTGCTTCTTAAAAATCAAGTCGATGAAGAGCTTGTAGCTGAAATTTTGAGCAAATGGACTGGAATTTCAGTCAAGAAGATGCTAACAAGCGAAAAAGAGAAATATCTGCGCATCGAAGAGCATCTAAGAGAGAGCGTTGTCGGTCAAGATGACGCACTACACGCACTTGCACGTGCTGTTAAGAGAAACAAAGCTGGTCTAAATGATGGTCAAAGGCCGATCGGTTCATTTTTATTTCTTGGGCCAACAGGCGTTGGTAAGACTCAGTCTGCTAAGGCTTTGGCTAAATTTTTATTTGACGATGAAAAGGCGCTTATCCGCTTTGATATGAGCGAATATATGGAAAAACATAGCGTGAGCAGACTTCTTGGTGCGCCTCCAGGATATGTAGGCTACGATGAAGGCGGTCAGCTAACAGAGGCAGTTCGCAGAAGACCTTACTCGGTCATACTTTTTGACGAGGTTGAAAAGGCTCACAAAGATGTATTTAACATACTTTTGGGAATTTTAGATGACGGACGTGCGACTGATAATAAAGGTGTAACGGTTGATTTTAAAAACACTATCATTATTTTAACTTCAAACATTGCTTCAAATTTCATCATGGAGCTAAAGGGCGAAGATCGTGATGTGGCTGTTAAAAACGAGCTTAAAAACTACTTTAAACCTGAGTTTTTAAATAGGCTTGATGATACTATTATTTTTAATCCTCTAAACGAGCAAGGTCTAATCTCTATCGTTGAGATCATGTTTAAAGAGCTTGAAAAAACCCTTCATAACCGCGGTATCAAGGCAATTTTAAGCGAAGAGGCTAAGAAATTTATCGCAAAAGCTGGCTTTGACATAGTTTATGGCGCAAGGCCTCTTAGAAGAGCGCTTTATGAGCTGGTTGAAGACAAGATCGCTGATATGATCTTAAAAGATGATCTTGAAAGTGGCGATGAGATCACCATTGATAGCGATGCTGAGAAGATCATCATTAAGAAAAAATAA
- the purC gene encoding phosphoribosylaminoimidazolesuccinocarboxamide synthase produces MQKRELIYEGKGKKMYATDDANLLVAEFKDDLTAFDAQKRGNEAGKGALNNKISTQLFKLLESKGIVTDLVETISDTEQVVKKCEIIPLEVVVRNIATGSLSKRLGIKEGTVLPFTLVEFYYKNDDLHDPLVTDEHCIIMGLVKSEKDLQTLRHTAREINSILFKFFAERDLKLVDFKIEFGIDKDGNIILADEISPDSCRFWDAKTNEKLDKDRFRQDLGSVKVAYEEVLRRILS; encoded by the coding sequence ATGCAAAAAAGAGAGCTTATTTACGAGGGAAAAGGTAAAAAAATGTATGCCACAGATGATGCAAATCTGCTTGTGGCTGAATTTAAAGACGATCTAACAGCATTTGATGCTCAAAAAAGAGGCAACGAAGCTGGTAAAGGCGCATTAAATAATAAAATTTCAACACAGCTTTTTAAGCTTTTGGAGAGTAAAGGCATCGTGACTGACTTAGTTGAGACTATTAGCGACACTGAGCAAGTAGTCAAAAAATGTGAGATCATACCTCTTGAAGTTGTTGTTAGAAATATCGCAACTGGCTCACTAAGCAAAAGACTTGGCATAAAAGAAGGCACGGTTTTACCTTTTACTCTTGTTGAGTTCTACTACAAAAATGATGATTTGCACGATCCATTAGTAACCGATGAGCACTGTATAATTATGGGATTAGTAAAGAGTGAAAAAGATCTTCAAACTCTAAGACACACAGCAAGAGAGATCAACTCTATATTATTTAAATTTTTTGCCGAAAGAGATCTAAAACTAGTTGATTTTAAAATAGAATTTGGTATCGACAAAGATGGCAATATCATTCTAGCTGATGAAATAAGCCCTGATAGTTGTAGATTCTGGGATGCTAAAACCAATGAAAAACTTGACAAAGATAGATTTAGGCAAGATCTTGGTAGCGTAAAAGTCGCTTATGAAGAAGTTTTAAGAAGAATTTTATCGTAA
- a CDS encoding SH3 domain-containing protein: MVKHFLFISLLVLNLFAVNTDEVSVFDMMDEAREDKFVNSPTSNPKTQKPPKEQDFSRKFVSPQPERITPEQMRNIVPTNEPDISVPDNQVYDKIKVKELLLKATNVPKNVVIGEIFSVEIVADTQNDFEFEFETQLDETNIKWLNKKNFQWVKSEDNKYVGTFYLEATSIDAKTLKVGLDLKRNGENYQSSSINIFLPKLKELRSDENYNHIVADNLEVKKFKTTKFDDINNIMVVEIYGNNVDLSAFNIENKTILKQGVDTINGDFNSQSAYYFAVFKPNKKSLDFNYYNLKKAKFESFSLPVSVEDDDVSTQIGLNPKQSEFSTYKDVTIYSCVVIFLLLAIWRRRLSYFFVAAVFIALGIYTYNPFGKAVLKPDISVSILPTKNSTIFYTSRKNENVEILDTKGDYSKILFADGKIGWVKKDNLVKN; this comes from the coding sequence TTGGTAAAACATTTTCTTTTTATTTCCCTACTCGTACTAAATTTATTTGCTGTAAATACCGATGAAGTAAGCGTTTTTGACATGATGGACGAAGCTAGGGAGGATAAATTTGTAAATAGCCCTACTTCAAATCCAAAAACTCAAAAACCGCCAAAAGAACAAGATTTTTCAAGAAAATTTGTGTCACCACAGCCAGAGCGTATCACTCCAGAGCAGATGCGAAACATCGTGCCAACAAACGAGCCAGATATTAGTGTTCCAGACAATCAAGTATATGACAAGATCAAAGTAAAAGAGCTTCTTTTAAAAGCCACAAATGTACCAAAAAATGTTGTTATAGGAGAAATTTTTAGTGTTGAGATAGTGGCTGATACACAAAATGACTTTGAGTTTGAGTTTGAGACACAGCTTGATGAAACAAATATCAAATGGCTAAATAAGAAAAATTTTCAATGGGTAAAAAGCGAAGACAACAAATATGTAGGTACTTTTTATCTTGAGGCAACAAGCATTGATGCAAAGACTTTAAAAGTTGGCTTGGATCTAAAAAGAAATGGCGAAAACTATCAAAGCTCAAGTATAAATATCTTTTTACCAAAGCTAAAAGAGCTTAGAAGTGATGAGAACTACAACCATATCGTGGCTGATAATCTTGAAGTTAAGAAATTTAAGACAACAAAATTTGATGATATAAACAATATCATGGTTGTAGAAATTTATGGTAACAACGTAGATCTAAGTGCTTTTAATATAGAAAATAAGACAATCTTAAAGCAAGGCGTAGATACGATAAATGGCGACTTTAACTCACAAAGCGCATATTATTTTGCAGTATTTAAGCCAAACAAAAAATCGCTTGACTTTAACTACTACAACCTAAAAAAGGCTAAATTTGAAAGCTTTTCTTTACCAGTGAGTGTCGAAGATGACGATGTCAGCACACAAATCGGACTAAATCCAAAACAAAGTGAGTTTAGCACCTATAAAGATGTCACGATCTACTCTTGTGTGGTAATTTTTTTATTATTAGCTATTTGGCGCAGAAGGCTTAGCTACTTTTTCGTAGCAGCCGTTTTTATAGCACTTGGAATTTACACCTACAACCCTTTTGGTAAGGCTGTTCTAAAACCAGATATTAGCGTTTCGATCTTGCCTACAAAAAACTCAACCATCTTTTACACATCCCGTAAAAATGAAAATGTAGAAATTTTAGACACAAAAGGTGACTACTCAAAAATTTTATTTGCTGATGGTAAGATTGGCTGGGTAAAAAAGGATAATCTTGTCAAAAATTAG
- a CDS encoding GatB/YqeY domain-containing protein, producing MSIREQILADIKEAMKAKDEFKRDTLRTLNAALKQVEVDQRIEMTDEVVLPLLQKEIKKRADSVELYIKGAREDLAKKEQGEIELIKAYLPAQLSDEELKEKIKKIIERAGKNLGAVMKMAKDEIGASAEAKRISMIAKELLA from the coding sequence ATGAGTATAAGAGAGCAAATTTTAGCTGATATAAAAGAGGCTATGAAAGCAAAAGATGAGTTTAAAAGAGATACTTTAAGAACGCTAAATGCAGCACTTAAGCAAGTTGAAGTAGATCAAAGGATCGAAATGACTGATGAAGTGGTACTTCCACTACTTCAAAAAGAGATCAAAAAGAGGGCTGACTCAGTTGAGCTTTATATAAAAGGCGCTAGGGAGGATTTGGCTAAAAAAGAGCAGGGTGAGATTGAGCTTATTAAGGCATATTTGCCAGCACAACTAAGTGATGAAGAGCTTAAAGAGAAAATAAAAAAGATTATTGAAAGAGCTGGCAAAAATTTAGGCGCTGTAATGAAAATGGCAAAAGATGAGATCGGAGCAAGTGCTGAAGCAAAACGCATAAGTATGATCGCAAAAGAGCTTTTGGCTTAA